In Streptococcus respiraculi, one DNA window encodes the following:
- the ruvA gene encoding Holliday junction branch migration protein RuvA, translating into MYEYLKGIVTKITAKYIVVEVSGIGYLLNVANPYAYSDKLQDSIQVYVHQVVREDAHLLYGFRTEAEKSVFLSLISVSGIGPTTALAIIAVDDNDGLVRAIEQKNITYLTKFPKIGKKTAQQMVLDLEGKFVLSEETELPSLAVEESANTALDEAMEAMEALGYRPAELKKIKKFFEGTTDTAENYIKSALKMLMK; encoded by the coding sequence ATGTACGAATATTTAAAAGGAATTGTCACAAAGATTACAGCGAAATATATTGTCGTAGAGGTGAGTGGTATTGGCTATCTGCTAAATGTTGCGAATCCCTATGCTTACTCAGATAAGCTTCAAGACAGCATACAAGTCTACGTTCACCAAGTGGTGCGAGAAGATGCACATCTCTTGTACGGTTTTCGGACAGAGGCTGAAAAATCAGTCTTTCTGAGTTTAATCTCCGTTTCAGGGATTGGTCCGACAACGGCTCTTGCCATTATCGCAGTCGATGATAATGACGGATTGGTGCGGGCGATTGAGCAGAAAAACATTACCTACTTGACTAAGTTTCCAAAGATTGGTAAAAAAACAGCCCAGCAAATGGTGCTCGATTTGGAAGGCAAGTTTGTGCTTTCTGAAGAAACTGAGCTTCCAAGCCTAGCTGTTGAGGAATCAGCCAATACCGCTCTTGATGAGGCTATGGAAGCAATGGAGGCCTTGGGTTACCGTCCAGCTGAATTGAAGAAAATCAAGAAATTCTTTGAAGGAACGACGGATACGGCTGAAAATTACATCAAGTCAGCCCTCAAAATGCTAATGAAATAG
- a CDS encoding DNA-3-methyladenine glycosylase I, producing the protein MKRCGWVKESNPLYVAYHDEEWGRPVKDEQVLFELLCLESYQAGLSWETILNKRSAFQKAFHGYDVQVVAQMSDSELESLLHNPAIIRHRAKIFATRQNARAFLKVQEEYGTFADYLWSWVNFTPIDNRVKCYREVPSKTVLSEQLSKDLKKRGFTFVGPVCVYSYLQAAGLVNDHELDCFCKGNSHE; encoded by the coding sequence ATGAAACGATGCGGTTGGGTTAAGGAAAGTAATCCCTTGTATGTCGCCTATCACGATGAGGAGTGGGGGAGACCTGTCAAAGACGAGCAAGTTCTTTTTGAACTCTTGTGTCTCGAAAGCTACCAAGCGGGGCTATCATGGGAAACCATTCTCAATAAACGCTCAGCTTTTCAAAAAGCTTTTCATGGGTATGATGTGCAAGTCGTTGCGCAGATGTCAGACAGCGAATTGGAAAGTCTACTGCACAATCCAGCCATTATCCGCCATAGAGCCAAGATTTTTGCGACACGACAAAATGCACGAGCCTTTCTCAAGGTTCAGGAGGAGTATGGTACCTTTGCAGACTATCTCTGGTCTTGGGTTAACTTTACACCAATTGACAATCGTGTAAAGTGCTATCGTGAAGTGCCTAGCAAGACAGTTTTGTCAGAACAACTATCAAAAGATTTGAAAAAACGAGGTTTTACCTTTGTTGGTCCAGTCTGTGTCTATTCCTATCTTCAGGCAGCAGGTCTTGTCAATGATCATGAACTGGATTGCTTTTGTAAAGGAAATTCTCATGAATGA
- a CDS encoding GNAT family N-acetyltransferase: MNEITVKPLVAFAQNTHIETERLKLRPMVVTDLEDYHAFTSDDELLKYNYHAHKDKRESLEGLVMYNMASPLGRYAIELNENQRMIGNIVLYLNEGQDVASIGYTLHANYHHQGYAIEAALALKELFWQIADLKTLTASCDSRNSASEKVMKKLGMQLARRREGAKNLRGEIVTMLDYEIRKPVNKVEMYSDGVR, translated from the coding sequence ATGAATGAAATAACTGTAAAACCCTTGGTAGCTTTTGCCCAGAACACCCACATTGAAACCGAGCGCTTGAAACTTCGTCCAATGGTAGTGACAGACTTGGAGGATTATCATGCTTTTACATCTGATGATGAACTTTTGAAGTATAATTACCATGCTCATAAGGATAAGCGGGAAAGTTTGGAAGGCCTCGTCATGTACAATATGGCAAGTCCCCTTGGTCGTTATGCAATAGAGTTAAACGAAAATCAACGGATGATTGGAAATATTGTCCTATATTTGAATGAGGGGCAAGATGTAGCAAGCATTGGCTATACCTTGCATGCAAATTATCACCATCAAGGTTATGCTATCGAAGCTGCCCTAGCTTTGAAGGAATTATTCTGGCAAATTGCCGATTTGAAAACCTTAACGGCATCTTGCGATTCTCGAAATAGTGCTAGTGAAAAGGTAATGAAAAAATTAGGCATGCAACTGGCTAGACGCCGTGAGGGAGCAAAGAATTTACGCGGAGAAATCGTGACCATGTTGGACTACGAGATTCGAAAGCCTGTAAATAAAGTGGAGATGTATTCCGATGGGGTCAGATAA
- a CDS encoding helix-turn-helix transcriptional regulator, which produces MTIGQVIKDNRLKAGHSQEYLATKLGVSRQTISNWENERTIPAADYLKDLSRLYSISFDVLIGLEVPNASRKPLFLKYALLSLILALLLISSRGSLIFYADLTVGAILLLFLLDISTFIRKKVVLWKGKKA; this is translated from the coding sequence ATGACAATAGGACAAGTGATAAAAGACAATCGTCTAAAAGCAGGTCATTCACAGGAGTATCTCGCTACAAAACTAGGTGTCAGCCGCCAAACCATTTCCAATTGGGAAAATGAGCGAACCATTCCAGCGGCGGACTACCTAAAAGACTTGAGCCGGCTATACAGCATTTCCTTTGATGTACTGATAGGCTTAGAAGTGCCAAACGCTTCAAGAAAGCCGCTGTTCCTCAAATATGCTCTGCTCAGCCTCATTCTCGCACTACTTCTAATATCAAGTCGGGGGAGTTTAATCTTCTATGCTGATTTGACTGTAGGTGCTATTTTACTCCTTTTCCTATTGGATATTTCAACATTTATCAGGAAAAAGGTGGTATTATGGAAAGGAAAAAAAGCCTAG
- a CDS encoding CPBP family intramembrane glutamic endopeptidase — translation MERKKSLVLAFVVLYTVMFWTRWTHWLVSETFKGPIVFTAYTVLCFIGICAYWDSFVEKARWLKKHPLKALGIVLLSLLFFFVATLLFSMIEDVLRQFVHVRAELSNDTGIYAAVKQYPAFLILGVMGVLGPIVEELIYRQFLLDFLPGYMSKSLAVLISSVLFAVLHVHHLQLAEFISVIGHFGYGLVFALIYLKTNKNIYFPISLHVLNNLMGLLAIVQNI, via the coding sequence ATGGAAAGGAAAAAAAGCCTAGTTTTAGCATTTGTAGTCTTATATACTGTGATGTTTTGGACACGGTGGACCCATTGGCTTGTTTCTGAAACATTCAAAGGTCCGATTGTCTTTACGGCTTATACTGTTTTATGCTTCATAGGTATTTGTGCTTATTGGGATAGTTTTGTTGAAAAGGCAAGGTGGTTGAAAAAGCATCCTTTGAAGGCCCTTGGAATCGTATTGTTGAGCTTACTCTTCTTTTTTGTAGCTACTCTTCTCTTTTCAATGATTGAAGATGTGCTGAGACAGTTCGTTCATGTAAGAGCAGAATTGAGCAATGATACGGGAATATATGCTGCGGTCAAGCAGTATCCGGCATTTCTGATTCTCGGTGTAATGGGCGTCTTAGGTCCAATTGTCGAAGAATTGATTTACCGTCAGTTTTTGCTTGATTTTCTGCCAGGTTATATGTCCAAAAGTCTAGCTGTTCTTATCTCTTCGGTCTTATTTGCAGTTTTACATGTCCATCATCTACAGCTGGCAGAATTTATTAGTGTTATCGGCCATTTTGGTTATGGATTAGTCTTTGCCCTTATTTATTTAAAAACCAATAAAAACATTTATTTTCCAATCTCGCTTCACGTTCTCAATAATCTTATGGGCTTATTAGCGATAGTGCAAAACATTTAA